The following proteins are encoded in a genomic region of Xenopus laevis strain J_2021 chromosome 3L, Xenopus_laevis_v10.1, whole genome shotgun sequence:
- the emx1l.L gene encoding homeobox protein EMX1, whose translation MFLPPVRKGFSIEALVGPDRIPEEPLRPTALKYPEPGHGLTPAPLRPGIRLLGPPDLLFPEPAAPPYGSSLGLPQHRLLHRDPLTFCPWILRHRLPGEENTPDNYLLHGPFSRKPKRIRTAFSPSQLLRLESAFEKNHYVVGTERKQLANSLCLTETQVKVWFQNRRTKHKRQKLEEECPESQQKRKSTQHVSRWRMATCQPSPKDIDVTSDE comes from the exons ATGTTTCTACCTCCAGTTAGGAAGGGCTTCTCCATCGAAGCTTTGGTTGGACCAGATCGAATTCCCGAGGAACCCCTTAGGCCCACTGCACTCAAGTACCCTGAACCTGGCCATGGGCTGACCCCGGCCCCTCTCCGGCCTGGGATTCGACTCCTGGGGCCCCCAGACCTTCTCTTCCCCGAACCAGCGGCTCCTCCCTATGGGTCTAGCTTGGGGCTCCCTCAGCATCGCCTACTGCACCGGGACCCTCTTACTTTCTGCCCCTGGATACTCCGACACCGGCTGCCAG GAGAGGAGAATACTCCAGATAATTATTTGCTTCATGGTCCTTTCTCCCGCAAGCCAAAAAGGATACGAACTGCCTTCTCACCTTCTCAGCTGCTGCGTCTTGAAAGTGCGTTTGAGAAGAACCATTATGTGGTGGGAACAGAAAGGAAACAACTGGCAAACAGCTTGTGTCTTACAGAAACTCAG GTAAAAGTGTGGTTCCAAAACAGAAGGACAAAGCACAAGCGTCAAAAACTAGAAGAAGAGTGTCCAGAGTCTCAGCAAAAGAGGAAAAGCACCCAACACGTTAGTCGGTGGAGGATGGCAACGTGTCAGCCAAGTCCTAAGGATATTGACGTCACATCAGATGAATGA